One segment of Falco rusticolus isolate bFalRus1 chromosome 3, bFalRus1.pri, whole genome shotgun sequence DNA contains the following:
- the LOC119144592 gene encoding kelch-like protein 31: MAPKKKTPKKPKVDKEDASITPVMVEDSLLDVEHLNHLNGLYDSGSNGFHCTATEVEAPDHGASLLEGMNQMRQKQFLCDLTIATKTKSFEVHKLVLASCSEYFHRLLQRDPQLRQVELHDISPLGLTTIITYAYTGKLSLSLYTIGSTIAAATQLQVPTLLNMCSDFLIREMAVENCVYIANISATYSLNQVKDATRKFIRENFLEFSKTDQFMKLPFDQINELLMDDGLQIPSEVAAFQIAVKWLEFDPKRVRYAADLLSNIRFGTISAPDLVNHVQPVPRMMQDPQCHKLLVDAMNYHLLPHQQNSLQSRRTRIRGGQRVLVTVGGRPALTEKALSRDISYRDAEGNWNKLTEMPAKSFNQCVVVMDGFIYIAGGEDQNDARNQAKHAVSSLNRYDPRFNTWLHLASMQHRRTHFSLNACEGLLYAVGGRNAEGALASVECYVPTTNSWQSKASLETPRCCHATTVIDGKLLVTGGYISHAYSRTVCCYEPSSDTWREQARLSTPRGWHCAATVANRAYVLGGSQLGPQGERVDVMSVECYSPLTGQWSYMAPLPTGVSTAGVALLEGRLCLVGGWNESGKRYQKCVQCYNPDLNEWVEDEDLPEATVGVSCCIITLPRPLSSRSRASSVASAAAST, encoded by the exons ATGGCACCCAAAAAGAAAACTCCCAAGAAGCCCAAGGTGGATAAAGAGGATGCATCCATCACCCCAGTGATGGTGGAAGATTCTTTGCTAGATGTTGAACACCTCAATCACTTGAATGGATTGTATGACAGCGGCTCTAACGGCTTCCACTGCACGGCCACGGAAGTTGAAGCGCCAGACCATGGAGCCAGCCTTTTGGAGGGGATGAACCAGATGCGCCAGAAGCAGTTCCTCTGCGATCTCACCATTGCCACGAAAACAAAGTCTTTTGAGGTGCATAAGCTTGTCCTGGCTTCCTGCAGCGAGTACTTCCACCGCCTGCTGCAGAGGGACCCTCAGCTGCGCCAGGTGGAGCTCCACGACATCTCACCACTGGGCCTGACCACCATCATCACCTATGCCTACACGGGGAAGCTGAGCCTCTCACTGTACACCATCGGCAGCACCATCGCTGCGGCCACCCAGCTGCAGGTGCCAACACTGCTGAACATGTGCAGTGACTTCCTCATTCGGGAGATGGCTGTGGAGAACTGCGTGTACATCGCCAACATCTCAGCCACCTACAGCCTCAACCAGGTGAAAGACGCCACACGGAAATTCATCCGGGAAAACTTCCTGGAGTTCTCCAAGACTGACCAGTTCATGAAACTCCCCTTCGATCAGATCAATGAGTTGCTGATGGATGATGGCCTGCAGATACCCAGTGAGGTTGCAGCTTTCCAGATCGCTGTCAAGTGGCTGGAGTTTGACCCGAAACGGGTCCGCTATGCTGCTGACCTCCTGAGCAACATTCGATTTGGCACAATCTCAGCTCCGGACTTGGTCAACCATGTGCAACCTGTGCCACGCATGATGCAAGATCCACAATGCCACAAGCTCCTTGTGGATGCTATGAATTACCACCTGCTCCCTCACCAGCAAAACAGCCTTCAGTCTCGGAGAACCAGGATACGGGGAGGCCAGAGAGTGCTTGTCACAGTTGGGGGTCGTCCAGCTTTGACCGAGAAGGCTCTTAGCAGGGACATCAGCTACAGGGATGCAGAGGGAAACTGGAACAAGCTGACAGAGATGCCAGCAAAAAGTTTTAACCAGTGCGTTGTGGTGATGGATGGATTCATCTACATTGCGGGTGGTGAAGACCAAAACGATGCCAGGAACCAGGCCAAGCATGCCGTCAGCAGCCTGAACAG GTACGACCCCCGCTTCAACACCTGGCTGCACCTGGCCAGCATGCAGCACAGGAGGACGCACTTCAGCCTGAACGCCTGCGAAGGGCTCCTCTACGCTGTCGGAGGGCGCAACGCCGAGGGCGCTTTGGCATCTGTCGAGTGCTATGTCCCCACCACCAACAGCTGGCAGAGCAAGGCGAGCCTAGAGACACCCCGCTGCTGCCACGCCACCACTGTCATTGATGGCAAGCTCCTGGTCACCGGTGGCTACATCAGCCATGCCTATTCTCGCACAGTGTGCTGCTACGAGCCCAGCAGTGACACCTGGAGAGAGCAGGCAAggctcagcacccccagggGCTGGCACTGCGCAGCCACCGTGGCCAACCGAGCATACGTGCTGGGTGGGAGCCAGCTGGGTCCCCAGGGCGAGCGGGTGGACGTGATGTCCGTGGAGTGCTACAGCCCACTCACGGGGCAGTGGAGTTACATGGCACCCCTGCCCACGGGGGTCAGCACAGCTGGGGTGGCTTTGTTGGAGGGGCGCTTATGCCTGGTGGGTGGCTGGAACGAGAGTGGGAAGAGGTATCAGAAATGCGTGCAGTGCTACAATCCTGACCTCAATGAGTGGGTTGAGGACGAGGACCTCCCTGAGGCCACCGTGGGTGTCTCATGCTGCATCATCACCCTCCCACGCCCCCTGAGCTCCAGGTCCCGGGCCAGCTCTGtggcctcagcagcagccagcacataA
- the RPL11 gene encoding 60S ribosomal protein L11: MAQDQGEKENPMRELRIRKLCLNICVGESGDRLTRAAKVLEQLTGQTPVFSKARYTVRSFGIRRNEKIAVHCTVRGAKAEEILEKGLKVREYELRKNNFSDTGNFGFGIQEHIDLGIKYDPSIGIYGLDFYVVLGRPGFSIADKKRRTGNIGAKHRIGKEEAMRWFQQKYDGIILPGK; the protein is encoded by the exons ATGGCG CAAGACCAAGGTGAGAAGGAGAACCCCATGCGGGAGCTGCGCATCCGCAAGCTCTGCCTCAACATCTGCGTCGGGGAGAGCGGGGACAGGCTCACCCGGGCGGCCaaagtgctggagcagctgacGGGCCAGACCCCCGTCTTCTCTAAAG CACGGTACACTGTAAGATCCTTTGGAATCAGGAGAAATGAGAAGATTGCTGTTCATTGCACGGTTCGTGGGGCCAAAGCAGAGGAGATTCTGGAGAAGGGGTTGAAG GTGCGAGAATACGAGTtgagaaaaaataacttctcagACACCGGGAACTTTGGCTTTGGAATCCAGGAGCACATCGATTTGGGAATTAAATATGATCCCAGTATTGGTATCTACGGCTTGGACTTTTATGTG GTGCTCGGCAGGCCTGGTTTCAGCATTGCTGACAAGAAACGCAGAACTGGCAACATTGGAGCCAAGCACagaattggaaaggaagaagCCATGCGCTGGTTTCAGCAAAAG tATGATGGTATCATCCTTCCTGGTAAATGA
- the LOC119144593 gene encoding sodium-dependent phosphate transport protein 3-like isoform X3, giving the protein MFEIHFPTGLEIISRRSRQQRCRQGRMQHHVDDTQAGAGPEAEQDEAPLLAQQPSCTGLCSTRCGLAVVLHISFFLAYTLRVSLSIAIIAMSNSSHPHSWSSSAPHSSDPGFAQDGVIFPAQYTLWAKWAPPLERSRLMNIADAGCTFGTFFALLVAGIICQSLGWPFVFYIFGGVGCAWCLCWFFLVHEDPAHHPWISAREQEYIVSSLAHQGSSHGRSLPLVAMAKSLPLWAITIACFCTDWLFYMLLTSMPMFMNNVLHFDLRENGFLSSLPYIGNGLGHILAGLLADFLLARRVLGTAAVRKLFSALGMLLPATFLVAVPYIGCSSTVVVVLLTLALTIMSMTGAGININHIDIAPRYAGFLLGITNTFGIVAGIIAPTTVGLLISQDLQTGWRNAFFLSAALNLFGLIFYIAFGSGTIQDWAREDAAGQ; this is encoded by the exons ATGTTTGAGATTCACTTCCCAACAGGGCTGGAGATTATCTCGAGGAGAAGCAGGCAACAGCgttgcaggcagggaaggatgcAGCACCACGTGGACGACACGCAGGCAGGGGCCGGGCCGGAGGCAGAGCAGGATGAAGCCCCTCTGCTTGCTCAGCAGCCCTCCTGCACTG GGCTCTGCTCCACTCGCTGTGGCCTGGCCGTGGTCCTGCACATCTCTTTTTTCCTGGCATACACACTCCGGGTCAGCCTCAGCATCGCCATCATCGCCATGAGTAACAGCAGCCATCCCCACAGCTGGTCCAGCAGTGCTCCCCACAGCTCCGACCCAGGATTTGCTCAGGAT GGAGTGATATTTCCAGCTCAGTACACACTCTGGGCAAAATGGGCCCCTCCGCTGGAACGTAGCAGGCTCATGAACATCGCTGATGCTG GATGCACTTTTGGGACTTTCTTTGCTCTCCTTGTGGCTGGGATCATCTGCCAGAGTCTGGGGTGGCCTTTTGTCTTCTACATCTTTG gtGGTGTTGGCTGTGCCTGGTGCCTCTGCTGGTTCTTCCTCGTGCATGAGGACCCTGCACACCACCCGTGGATTAGTGCCAGGGAGCAGGAATACATCGTGTCATCGCTGGCTCACCAG GGAAGCTCTCATGGCCGCTCCCTCCCACTTGTGGCCATGGCTAAATCACTGCCTCTTTGGGCAATCACCATTGCCTGCTTCTGCACAGACTGGCTGTTCTACATGCTGCTGACCTCCATGCCCATGTTCATGAACAACGTCCTCCACTTTGACCTCAGAGAG AATGggttcctctcctccctgccttaTATTGGGAACGGGCTGGGGCACAtcctggctgggctgctggctgaTTTCCTCCTGGCTAGGCGAGTACTTGGCACAGCAGCTGTCAGAAAGCTCTTCTCAGCCCTCG GgatgctgctcccagccacctTCCTGGTGGCTGTGCCTTACATTGGCTGCAGTTCCACAGTTGTTGTGGTCCTTCTAACACTGGCCTTGACAATAATGAGCATGACAGGGGCAGGCATCAATATTAACCACATTGATATAGCACCCAG ATATGCAGGGTTCCTGCTGGGAATCACAAATACCTTTGGCATAGTTGCAGGAATTATTGCTCCTACCACAGTTGGACTTCTCATCAGCCAG GATCTCCAGACTGGCTGGCGGAACGCCTTCTTCCTATCTGCAGCTCTCAACCTGTTTGGCCTGATCTTCTACATAGCCTTTGGCAGTGGCACCATCCAAGACTGGGCTAGGGAGGACGCTGCTGGGCAGTGA
- the LOC119144593 gene encoding sodium-dependent phosphate transport protein 3-like isoform X2 yields MQHHVDDTQAGAGPEAEQDEAPLLAQQPSCTGLCSTRCGLAVVLHISFFLAYTLRVSLSIAIIAMSNSSHPHSWSSSAPHSSDPGFAQDAPTYNWSAETQGIILSSFFYGYSLTQALGGYCSGLFGGKPVLGSGLLLSSVLTLLVPRSAELGVSCLIGLQVLLGLAEGVIFPAQYTLWAKWAPPLERSRLMNIADAGCTFGTFFALLVAGIICQSLGWPFVFYIFGGVGCAWCLCWFFLVHEDPAHHPWISAREQEYIVSSLAHQGSSHGRSLPLVAMAKSLPLWAITIACFCTDWLFYMLLTSMPMFMNNVLHFDLRENGFLSSLPYIGNGLGHILAGLLADFLLARRVLGTAAVRKLFSALGMLLPATFLVAVPYIGCSSTVVVVLLTLALTIMSMTGAGININHIDIAPRYAGFLLGITNTFGIVAGIIAPTTVGLLISQDLQTGWRNAFFLSAALNLFGLIFYIAFGSGTIQDWAREDAAGQ; encoded by the exons atgcAGCACCACGTGGACGACACGCAGGCAGGGGCCGGGCCGGAGGCAGAGCAGGATGAAGCCCCTCTGCTTGCTCAGCAGCCCTCCTGCACTG GGCTCTGCTCCACTCGCTGTGGCCTGGCCGTGGTCCTGCACATCTCTTTTTTCCTGGCATACACACTCCGGGTCAGCCTCAGCATCGCCATCATCGCCATGAGTAACAGCAGCCATCCCCACAGCTGGTCCAGCAGTGCTCCCCACAGCTCCGACCCAGGATTTGCTCAGGAT GCCCCCACGTACAACTGGAGCGCTGAGACTCAAGGAATCATCCTCAGCTCCTTTTTCTACGGCTACAGCCTCACGCAGGCGCTGGGCGGGTACTGCTCGGGGCTGTTCGGGGGGAAACCCGTCCTGGGCAGCGGGCTCCTGCTCTCCTCTGTTCTCACCCTCCTTGTGCCTCGATCAGCAGAGCTCGGCGTGAGCTGCCTCATcgggctgcaggtgctgctgggcttggctgAG GGAGTGATATTTCCAGCTCAGTACACACTCTGGGCAAAATGGGCCCCTCCGCTGGAACGTAGCAGGCTCATGAACATCGCTGATGCTG GATGCACTTTTGGGACTTTCTTTGCTCTCCTTGTGGCTGGGATCATCTGCCAGAGTCTGGGGTGGCCTTTTGTCTTCTACATCTTTG gtGGTGTTGGCTGTGCCTGGTGCCTCTGCTGGTTCTTCCTCGTGCATGAGGACCCTGCACACCACCCGTGGATTAGTGCCAGGGAGCAGGAATACATCGTGTCATCGCTGGCTCACCAG GGAAGCTCTCATGGCCGCTCCCTCCCACTTGTGGCCATGGCTAAATCACTGCCTCTTTGGGCAATCACCATTGCCTGCTTCTGCACAGACTGGCTGTTCTACATGCTGCTGACCTCCATGCCCATGTTCATGAACAACGTCCTCCACTTTGACCTCAGAGAG AATGggttcctctcctccctgccttaTATTGGGAACGGGCTGGGGCACAtcctggctgggctgctggctgaTTTCCTCCTGGCTAGGCGAGTACTTGGCACAGCAGCTGTCAGAAAGCTCTTCTCAGCCCTCG GgatgctgctcccagccacctTCCTGGTGGCTGTGCCTTACATTGGCTGCAGTTCCACAGTTGTTGTGGTCCTTCTAACACTGGCCTTGACAATAATGAGCATGACAGGGGCAGGCATCAATATTAACCACATTGATATAGCACCCAG ATATGCAGGGTTCCTGCTGGGAATCACAAATACCTTTGGCATAGTTGCAGGAATTATTGCTCCTACCACAGTTGGACTTCTCATCAGCCAG GATCTCCAGACTGGCTGGCGGAACGCCTTCTTCCTATCTGCAGCTCTCAACCTGTTTGGCCTGATCTTCTACATAGCCTTTGGCAGTGGCACCATCCAAGACTGGGCTAGGGAGGACGCTGCTGGGCAGTGA
- the LOC119144593 gene encoding sodium-dependent phosphate transport protein 3-like isoform X1, whose translation MFEIHFPTGLEIISRRSRQQRCRQGRMQHHVDDTQAGAGPEAEQDEAPLLAQQPSCTGLCSTRCGLAVVLHISFFLAYTLRVSLSIAIIAMSNSSHPHSWSSSAPHSSDPGFAQDAPTYNWSAETQGIILSSFFYGYSLTQALGGYCSGLFGGKPVLGSGLLLSSVLTLLVPRSAELGVSCLIGLQVLLGLAEGVIFPAQYTLWAKWAPPLERSRLMNIADAGCTFGTFFALLVAGIICQSLGWPFVFYIFGGVGCAWCLCWFFLVHEDPAHHPWISAREQEYIVSSLAHQGSSHGRSLPLVAMAKSLPLWAITIACFCTDWLFYMLLTSMPMFMNNVLHFDLRENGFLSSLPYIGNGLGHILAGLLADFLLARRVLGTAAVRKLFSALGMLLPATFLVAVPYIGCSSTVVVVLLTLALTIMSMTGAGININHIDIAPRYAGFLLGITNTFGIVAGIIAPTTVGLLISQDLQTGWRNAFFLSAALNLFGLIFYIAFGSGTIQDWAREDAAGQ comes from the exons ATGTTTGAGATTCACTTCCCAACAGGGCTGGAGATTATCTCGAGGAGAAGCAGGCAACAGCgttgcaggcagggaaggatgcAGCACCACGTGGACGACACGCAGGCAGGGGCCGGGCCGGAGGCAGAGCAGGATGAAGCCCCTCTGCTTGCTCAGCAGCCCTCCTGCACTG GGCTCTGCTCCACTCGCTGTGGCCTGGCCGTGGTCCTGCACATCTCTTTTTTCCTGGCATACACACTCCGGGTCAGCCTCAGCATCGCCATCATCGCCATGAGTAACAGCAGCCATCCCCACAGCTGGTCCAGCAGTGCTCCCCACAGCTCCGACCCAGGATTTGCTCAGGAT GCCCCCACGTACAACTGGAGCGCTGAGACTCAAGGAATCATCCTCAGCTCCTTTTTCTACGGCTACAGCCTCACGCAGGCGCTGGGCGGGTACTGCTCGGGGCTGTTCGGGGGGAAACCCGTCCTGGGCAGCGGGCTCCTGCTCTCCTCTGTTCTCACCCTCCTTGTGCCTCGATCAGCAGAGCTCGGCGTGAGCTGCCTCATcgggctgcaggtgctgctgggcttggctgAG GGAGTGATATTTCCAGCTCAGTACACACTCTGGGCAAAATGGGCCCCTCCGCTGGAACGTAGCAGGCTCATGAACATCGCTGATGCTG GATGCACTTTTGGGACTTTCTTTGCTCTCCTTGTGGCTGGGATCATCTGCCAGAGTCTGGGGTGGCCTTTTGTCTTCTACATCTTTG gtGGTGTTGGCTGTGCCTGGTGCCTCTGCTGGTTCTTCCTCGTGCATGAGGACCCTGCACACCACCCGTGGATTAGTGCCAGGGAGCAGGAATACATCGTGTCATCGCTGGCTCACCAG GGAAGCTCTCATGGCCGCTCCCTCCCACTTGTGGCCATGGCTAAATCACTGCCTCTTTGGGCAATCACCATTGCCTGCTTCTGCACAGACTGGCTGTTCTACATGCTGCTGACCTCCATGCCCATGTTCATGAACAACGTCCTCCACTTTGACCTCAGAGAG AATGggttcctctcctccctgccttaTATTGGGAACGGGCTGGGGCACAtcctggctgggctgctggctgaTTTCCTCCTGGCTAGGCGAGTACTTGGCACAGCAGCTGTCAGAAAGCTCTTCTCAGCCCTCG GgatgctgctcccagccacctTCCTGGTGGCTGTGCCTTACATTGGCTGCAGTTCCACAGTTGTTGTGGTCCTTCTAACACTGGCCTTGACAATAATGAGCATGACAGGGGCAGGCATCAATATTAACCACATTGATATAGCACCCAG ATATGCAGGGTTCCTGCTGGGAATCACAAATACCTTTGGCATAGTTGCAGGAATTATTGCTCCTACCACAGTTGGACTTCTCATCAGCCAG GATCTCCAGACTGGCTGGCGGAACGCCTTCTTCCTATCTGCAGCTCTCAACCTGTTTGGCCTGATCTTCTACATAGCCTTTGGCAGTGGCACCATCCAAGACTGGGCTAGGGAGGACGCTGCTGGGCAGTGA
- the LOC119144593 gene encoding probable small intestine urate exporter isoform X4, with amino-acid sequence MFEIHFPTGLEIISRRSRQQRCRQGRMQHHVDDTQAGAGPEAEQDEAPLLAQQPSCTGLCSTRCGLAVVLHISFFLAYTLRVSLSIAIIAMSNSSHPHSWSSSAPHSSDPGFAQDAPTYNWSAETQGIILSSFFYGYSLTQALGGYCSGLFGGKPVLGSGLLLSSVLTLLVPRSAELGVSCLIGLQVLLGLAEGVIFPAQYTLWAKWAPPLERSRLMNIADAGCTFGTFFALLVAGIICQSLGWPFVFYIFGGVGCAWCLCWFFLVHEDPAHHPWISAREQEYIVSSLAHQGSSHGRSLPLVAMAKSLPLWAITIACFCTDWLFYMLLTSMPMFMNNVLHFDLREICRVPAGNHKYLWHSCRNYCSYHSWTSHQPGSPDWLAERLLPICSSQPVWPDLLHSLWQWHHPRLG; translated from the exons ATGTTTGAGATTCACTTCCCAACAGGGCTGGAGATTATCTCGAGGAGAAGCAGGCAACAGCgttgcaggcagggaaggatgcAGCACCACGTGGACGACACGCAGGCAGGGGCCGGGCCGGAGGCAGAGCAGGATGAAGCCCCTCTGCTTGCTCAGCAGCCCTCCTGCACTG GGCTCTGCTCCACTCGCTGTGGCCTGGCCGTGGTCCTGCACATCTCTTTTTTCCTGGCATACACACTCCGGGTCAGCCTCAGCATCGCCATCATCGCCATGAGTAACAGCAGCCATCCCCACAGCTGGTCCAGCAGTGCTCCCCACAGCTCCGACCCAGGATTTGCTCAGGAT GCCCCCACGTACAACTGGAGCGCTGAGACTCAAGGAATCATCCTCAGCTCCTTTTTCTACGGCTACAGCCTCACGCAGGCGCTGGGCGGGTACTGCTCGGGGCTGTTCGGGGGGAAACCCGTCCTGGGCAGCGGGCTCCTGCTCTCCTCTGTTCTCACCCTCCTTGTGCCTCGATCAGCAGAGCTCGGCGTGAGCTGCCTCATcgggctgcaggtgctgctgggcttggctgAG GGAGTGATATTTCCAGCTCAGTACACACTCTGGGCAAAATGGGCCCCTCCGCTGGAACGTAGCAGGCTCATGAACATCGCTGATGCTG GATGCACTTTTGGGACTTTCTTTGCTCTCCTTGTGGCTGGGATCATCTGCCAGAGTCTGGGGTGGCCTTTTGTCTTCTACATCTTTG gtGGTGTTGGCTGTGCCTGGTGCCTCTGCTGGTTCTTCCTCGTGCATGAGGACCCTGCACACCACCCGTGGATTAGTGCCAGGGAGCAGGAATACATCGTGTCATCGCTGGCTCACCAG GGAAGCTCTCATGGCCGCTCCCTCCCACTTGTGGCCATGGCTAAATCACTGCCTCTTTGGGCAATCACCATTGCCTGCTTCTGCACAGACTGGCTGTTCTACATGCTGCTGACCTCCATGCCCATGTTCATGAACAACGTCCTCCACTTTGACCTCAGAGAG ATATGCAGGGTTCCTGCTGGGAATCACAAATACCTTTGGCATAGTTGCAGGAATTATTGCTCCTACCACAGTTGGACTTCTCATCAGCCAG GATCTCCAGACTGGCTGGCGGAACGCCTTCTTCCTATCTGCAGCTCTCAACCTGTTTGGCCTGATCTTCTACATAGCCTTTGGCAGTGGCACCATCCAAGACTGGGCTAG
- the PPT1 gene encoding palmitoyl-protein thioesterase 1, whose amino-acid sequence MWPVKMAAVRAVVAVLLGLCLGCAAAAVPLVIWHGMGDSCCNPQSMGYIKKIVENKIPGIYVLSLKIGSNLIQDMENSFFMNVNDQVREVCSQLAKDPHLKGGYNAMGFSQGGQFLRAVAQRCPSPPMLNLISIGGQHQGVYGFPRCPGESSHICDWIRKTLDLGAYTQAVQEHLVQAEYWHDPLKEDDYMKNSIFLADINQERGINETYKKNLMALKKFVMVKFLNDTMVDPPISEWFGFYKSGQAKETIPLKETLLYKEDRLGLQEMDKAGKLVFLGVKGDHLHFSEEWFYTTILPFLQ is encoded by the exons ATGTGGCCAGTCAAGATGGCGGCGGTCAGGGCAGTGGTGGCGGTGCTGCTGGGTCTGTGCCTGGGCTGCGCGGCCGCCGCCGTTCCCCTGGTTATCTGGCACGGCATGG GAGACAGTTGCTGCAATCCACAAAGCATGgggtacattaaaaaaatagtggaGAACAAAATACCAGGGATTTATGTTCTGTCTCTCAAGATTGGAAGCAACCTGATACAG GATATGGAGAACAGCTTCTTTATGAATGTGAACGATCAAGTGAGAGAGGTGTGCAGCCAACTTGCAAAGGACCCTCACCTGAAAGGAGGCTACAACGCAATGGGCTTCTCCCAAGGAGGCCAGTTCCT GAGGGCAGTGGCCCAGAGGTGTCCTTCTCCTCCCATGCTCAATTTGATCTCCATTGGGGGACAGCACCAAG GTGTGTACGGCTTTCCACGCTGTCCTGGTGAGAGCTCCCATATCTGTGACTGGATCCGAAAGACGCTGGATCTTGGCGCCTACACACAAGCTGTTCAAGAGCA ctTGGTACAAGCAGAGTATTGGCATGACCCTCTGAAGGAGGACGACTATatgaaaaacagtatctttttgGCTGATATAAATCAGGAGAGG GGCATCAACGAGACGTACAAGAAAAACCTGATGGCTCTGAAAAAGTTTGTGATGGTGAAATTTCTCAATGATACCATGGTCGACCCTCCGATCTCTGAG tggtttgggttttacAAAAGTGGCCAAGCCAAGGAGACCATCCCGCTGAAGGAGACCTTGCTGTACAAAGAG GATcgcctggggctgcaggagatggACAAAGCGGGAAAGCTGGTGTTCCTGGGGGTGAAAGGGGATCACCTGCACTTCTCAGAAGAATGGTTTTACACCACTatcctccccttcctccagtGA
- the CAP1 gene encoding adenylyl cyclase-associated protein 1, giving the protein MERLVERLEKAVERLETVCQGPGMCGDGSSKGVAQYVQAFDALLAGPVAEYIKISKEVGGDVQKHAEMVHAGLMSERALLVMASQHQQPTENAFSSLLKPISEQIQVVQNFREKNRGSKLFNHLSAVSESIPALGWVAMAPKPGPYVKEMTDAAMFYTNRILKEYKDVDKKQVDWVKAYLSIWTELQAYIKEYHTTGLTWSKTGPVATEGAKSPSAPPAGVAPPPPGPPPPPVPAPTSSSTDDSASRSALFAQINRGEGITSGLRHVSDDMKTHKNPALKNQGGPVRSGPKPFTAPKPACNANPSQKTSPKAPALLELEGKKWRVENQENATNLVISDTELKQVAYVFKCTNSTLQIKGKINSITLDNCKKLGLVFDDVVGIVEIINSRDVKVQVMGKVPTISINKTDGCHVYLSKNSLDCEIVSAKSSEMNVLIPTEGGDFTEFPVPEQFKTVWNGQKLVTTVTEIAG; this is encoded by the exons ATGGAAAGACTGGTTGAACGGTTGGAGAAGGCTGTGGAGCGCCTGGAGACAGTGTGCCAAGGACCTGGCATGTGTGGAGATGGCTCTTCCAAAG GTGTGGCTCAGTACGTGCAGGCTTTCGATGCCCTTCTGGCTGGCCCAGTAGCTGAATACATCAAGATCAGCAAAGAAGTTGGCGGGGATGTGCAGAAGCAT GCTGAGATGGTTCATGCAGGCTTGATGAGCGAGAGGGCTCTTCTGGTGATGGCATCTCAACACCAGCAGCCAACAGAG AATGCGTTCTCATCCCTTCTGAAACCAATTTCAGAGCAAATCCAGGTGGTGCAGAATTTCAGGGAGAAGAACCGTGGTAGCAAACTGTTCAATCACTTATCAGCAGTCAGTGagagcatcccagccctgggctgggtggCCATG GCTCCAAAGCCTGGTCCTTATGTGAAGGAAATGACTGATGCTGCCATGTTTTATACCAACCGGATCCTCAAGGAGTACAAGGATGT AGATAAAAAGCAAGTGGACTGGGTGAAAGCTTATCTGAGTATCTGGACAGAGCTGCAGGCCTATATCAAAGAGTATCACACCACGGGGCTGACTTGGAGCAAAACA GGTCCTGTAGCAACAGAAGGGGCTAAATCACCATCTGCTCCCCCAGCTGGGGTTGCGCCTCCCCCACCAGGCCCTCCTCCCCCACCTGTTCCAGCCCCCACGAGCTCCAGCACAGATGACTCTGCCTCCCGCTCCGCACTCTTCGCCCAGATCAATCGGGGAGAAGGCATCACCTCTG GCTTAAGGCATGTTTCAGATGACATGAAGACCCACAAGAATCCAGCCCTGAAGAACCAAGGGGGTCCTGTGAGAAGTGGACCCAAACCTTTCACTGCTCCCAAACCAGCGTGTAATGCTAACCCCTCCCAAAAAACCTCTCCAAAGGCACCTGCGCTGCTAGAATTAGAGGGCAAAAAGTGGAGAGTG GAAAACCAGGAGAATGCCACTAACCTGGTAATCAGCGATACAGAGTTGAAGCAGGTAGCATATGTTTTCAAGTGCACAAATAGTACGCTCCAAATCAAAGGCAAGATCAACTCCATCACCCTTG ATAACTGTAAGAAGCTAGGTCTGGTGTTTGATGACGTGGTGGGCATCGTAGAGATCATAAACAGCAGGGATGTTAAAGTTCAG GTAATGGGTAAAGTGCCAACGATTTCCATCAACAAGACAGACGGTTGCCACGTGTATCTGAGCAAGAACTCCCTAGACTGCGAAATCGTCAGTGCCAAGTCATCAGAGATGAATGTCCTTATTCCCACAGAGGGTGGTGACTTT ACTGAATTTCCTGTCCCAGAACAGTTCAAGACAGTGTGGAATGGTCAGAAGTTGGTTACCACTGTGACGGAAATTGCTGGCTAA